The following coding sequences lie in one Spinacia oleracea cultivar Varoflay chromosome 1, BTI_SOV_V1, whole genome shotgun sequence genomic window:
- the LOC110801177 gene encoding uncharacterized protein isoform X1: MEIARRASHAGSWYTNNHFYVSFSASKLAEELEGWLNEAGLSKSSDVRGVIAPHAGYSYSGRAAAYAFGNIDPTNISRVFLLGPSHHYYTPKCALSSATVYKTPIGDLPIDLEVIEELKATGEFEMMDIRVDEAEHSMEMHLPYLAKVFEGHPVKVVPILVGAVGAESEAMYGQLLAKYIDDPSNFFSVSSDFCHWGSRFNYTYYDKKHGAIHKSIEALDHMGMDIIETGDPDAFKKYLSKYDNTICGRHPISVFLHMLTSSSTKIKIKFLRYEQSSQCKSMRDSSVSYASAAAKVED, translated from the exons ATGGAGATTGCAAGAAGAGCCTCCCACGCTGGTTCATGGTACACCAACAACC ATTTTTATGTCTCTTTTTCAGCTAGCAAGTTAGCTGAAGAACTTGAAGGCTGGCTAAATGAAGCTGGCCTCAGCAAATCTTCTGATGTCCGAGGTGTTATTGCTCC GCATGCAGGATATTCATATTCGGGCCGCGCTGCAGCCTATGCATTTGGAAACATAGACCCCACAAACAT TTCACGAGTGTTCCTTCTGGGTCCCTCGCATCACTACTATACCCCAAAATGTGCTCTTTCAAGCGCCACTGTCTACAAGACCCCTATAGGAGATCTTCCCATTGATTTGGAAG TCATTGAGGAGCTTAAGGCAACTGGGGAATTTGAAATGATGGATATTCGGGTTGACGAGGCTGAACACAGCATGGAGATGCACTTGCCTTATCTTGCTAAAGTATTTGAAGG ACATCCAGTAAAAGTTGTTCCCATCTTAGTTGGTGCTGTTGGTGCCGAAAGTGAAGCGATGTACGGTCAATTGCTGGCTAAATATATTGATGATCCCAGTAATTTTTTCTCAGTATCGTCGGACTTCTGTCACTGGGGGTCTCG CTTCAACTACACTTACTATGACAAGAAGCATGGAGCCATCCACAAGTCTATTGAAGCATTGGATCATATGGGGATGGATATTATAGAAACAGGAGATCCAGATGCATTCAAGAAGTATTTATCCAAATATGACAACACTATTTGTGGTCGTCATCCAATTAGTGTTTTCCTTCAT ATGTTGACGAGTTCTTCAACGAAGATAAAGATTAAATTCTTGCGGTATGAACAGTCAAGCCAATGCAAGAGCATGAGAGACAGTAGCGTAAGTTATGCTTCAGCTGCAGCCAAGGTAGAAGATTGA
- the LOC110801146 gene encoding protein FAR1-RELATED SEQUENCE 6-like, producing the protein MAKDAVGGGRRRLQLDNQADDSELDEMTFQVLGEQCDISSDEGVDESGDDLADESGEGVDESGDDLADESGEDLADENGNGYRKVDEEDAEDECGYESYDYDSGDDYDEELDVGEDLNEEVFMGNDDDLKEDNAVDAENQAENDVDGEENDSLVGEGVGNAVGQGSGLKGNISGVYTTPTRRREGPALASPVVGMSFPSWEGMNNYYRLYGEQQGFGVVCVGGRSCPKLKQENGKSNSLKTYVWRCECYGRTTYRRMVNGKKVSLALDPLVKKKSKKCNCPAMLYGAREQDNSWVVKSVVNEHVNHNPTPTKSNHISMYRVKKITDTILNQIVNDHDSGAPITQIFNNLAGRRNGVENIGFTKKDMHNILNKRMRLRLRDGDAAAMINYLDRMTKDNQKNFHLHRVDKSGKLRDVMWVDARSREAYKYFGDVVCFDSTYLTNKYELPFSNFVGVNHHGQTILLGCALLSHEDAETFVWLFRSWLSCMGGKAPAAMMTDQDAAMRKAIRIAMPMPQTRHRWCMWHIMQKFSRKLGSLNDFPQIKVALQNAIYNSLTPVEFEEQWAVAIKTFKLDTKEETKKCYKWLEGLYNQREMWIPAYVKHIFWAGMQTTQRVESINSFFDGYLKKNTRLYQFAPRYCKAMESRANDERAADVNCSRFSRPLVGEFAVERKFQKIYTDAKFVEVQLQCMRVCYVSPISSKPISDVEVEHLLSDKVWVWSKFLKKEISLSGRKRTYVVLFNKETSVAKCDCKHFECHGIVCRHIIKVLDVENVETVPAAYIVDRWRKDIQRKHTLVKVAYHDPEKTEEVKRYDKIMNAIEPVALRGSLAEQKMDIVIEMIQKTVLRLDESDVLTSAVGDNEGGGAASVGNRKSSDAPLTPGSVNKPPNSLLWMLPT; encoded by the exons ATGGCGAAAGACGCTGTGGGCGGCGGAAGGAGAAGATTACAGCTAGATAATCAG GCTGATGATAGTGAACTGGATGAAATGACATTCCAAGTGTTGGGTGAACAATGTGATATATCTAGTGATGAAGGTGTTGATGAAAGTGGGGATGATTTAGCCGATGAAAGTGGTGAAGGTGTTGATGAAAGTGGTGATGATTTAGCCGATGAAAGTGGTGAAGATTTAGCCGATGAAAATGGTAATGGATACAGAAAGGTGGATGAAGAAGACGCTGAAGATGAATGTGGTTATGAATCTTATGATTATGATAGTGGGGATGATTATGATGAGGAACTGGATGTGGGAGAAGATTTGAATGAGGAAGTTTTCATGGGTAATGACGATGACCTTAAAGAGGATAATGCTGTTGATGCTGAAAATCAAGCTGAAAATGATGTTGATGGAGAAGAAAATGACTCATTAGTAGGAGAAGGTGTGGGTAATGCTGTAGGACAAGGTAGTGGATTGAAAGGAAATATTTCTGGAGTGTATACAACCCCTACAAGGAGGAGAGAAGGCCCTGCATTAGCCAGCCCTGTAGTTGGAATGTCATTTCCTAGTTGGGAAGGTATGAATAACTATTACCGTTTGTATGGGGAACAACAAGGATTTGGTGTAGTCTGTGTAGGGGGAAGAAGTTGTCCCAAATTAAAACAAGAAAATGGGAAATCAAATTCCCTAAAAACTTATGTGTGGAGGTGCGAGTGTTACGGAAGAACCACTTACAGGCGCATGGTCAATGGGAAAAAAGTGAGTTTGGCCTTGGATCCACTTGTGAAGAAGAAGTCCAAAAAGTGTAATTGCCCTGCTATGTTGTATGGTGCTCGTGAGCAGGATAATAGTTGGGTGGTGAAGAGTGTTGTAAACGAACACGTGAATCACAATCCAACACCTACAAAGTCTAATCATATATCGATGTATAGGGTGAAGAAAATTACTGATACAATTTTAAATCAGATTGTAAATGATCATGATTCAGGGGCGCCAATTACACAGATTTTCAACAACTTAGCTGGTAGACGGAACGGGGTTGAGAATATTGGGTTTACCAAAAAAGATATGCATAATATTTTGAATAAGAGGATGCGATTGAGGCTTAGAGACGGAGATGCTGCGGCAATGATAAACTATTTAGATAGAATGACCAAGGACAACCAAAAAAATTTCCATCTGCACCGCGTAGATAAATCAGGGAAGTTGAGGGACGTTATGTGGGTTGACGCTCGTAGTAGAGAAGCGTATAAGTATTTTGGGGATGTGGTTTGCTTTGACTCGACCTACCTCACAAATAAGTATGAGTTGCCGTTTTCGAACTTTGTTGGGGTAAATCACCATGGGCAGACCATATTATTAGGATGTGCTTTATTATCCCACGAAGATGCAGAGACATTTGTGTGGTTGTTTCGGTCGTGGTTGTCCTGTATGGGGGGAAAAGCGCCAGCAGCAATGATGACTGACCAAGATGCTGCAATGAGGAAGGCGATTCGGATAGCAATGCCAATGCCACAAACTCGACATCGCTGGTGCATGTGGCACATAATGCAGAAGTTTAGCCGGAAACTAGGGTCGTTGAATGATTTCCCCCAAATAAAAGTTGCGTTACAGAATGCCATATACAATAGTTTAACTCCTGTTGAGTTTGAGGAGCAATGGGCGGTTGCTATCAAAACATTTAAACTCGACACAAAGGAGGAGACAAAGAAATGCTATAAGTGGCTTGAAG GTTTGTACAACCAGAGAGAAATGTGGATACCGGCTTATGTGAAACATATATTTTGGGCAGGTATGCAGACTACTCAAAGGGTGGAGAGCATAAATAGTTTTTTCGACGGCTACTTGAAGAAGAACACGAGGTTGTATCAGTTTGCTCCAAGATATTGCAAGGCAATGGAAAGTAGGGCGAATGATGAAAGAGCTGCGGATGTGAACTGTAGTCGTTTCAGTAGACCGTTAGTGGGTGAGTTTGCTGTGGAAAGAAAGTTTCAGAAGATATACACGGACGCGAAGTTTGTTGAAGTTCAGCTACAGTGCATGCGCGTATGCTATGTTTCCCCCATAAGTTCGAAACCGATTTCTGACGTGGAGGTGGAACACCTTTTATCAGACAAAGTGTGGGTGTGGTCCAAGTTTCTGAAGAAGGAAATATCCTTGTCTGGTAGAAAGCGTACATATGTTGTACTCTTCAACAAAGAAACGTCAGTTGCGAAGTGTGATTGCAAACACTTTGAGTGCCATGGCATAGTGTGCCGGCATATAATCAAGGTACTGGACGTGGAGAATGTGGAAACAGTACCTGCCGCTTATATTGTTGATCGTTGGAGGAAAGATATCCAACGTAAGCACACCCTTGTCAAGGTTGCGTATCATGATCCAGAGAAGACTGAGGAAGTTAAGCGATACGACAAAATTATGAATGCCATAGAACCGGTTGCTCTGCGTGGTTCCCTCGCAGAGCAAAAAATGGACATTGTTATTGAGATGATTCAGAAAACTGTGCTACGTTTGGATGAGAGCGATGTACTTACATCAGCAGTGGGCGATAACGAAGGCGGTGGTGCTGCTTCTGTTGGCAACAGAAAGAGCAGCGATGCTCCTCTAACTCCTGGGTCTGTTAACAAACCTCCCAACAGTCTTCTCTGGATGCTGCCAACATAG
- the LOC110801162 gene encoding uncharacterized protein produces MESEYISRKHLFDISKSKRTRRTTLYLTRVEEDVIAPNPLPDSDQKNENDQTETSEKEKHERVKLKQFINVDSKADDESSDKGRAELGQYFADEKQLQLVIKQPKEDGRQGVKLKKIVKGYVKALSQMVKSKRNQRLEKPALRLTM; encoded by the coding sequence ATGGAAAGTGAATATATTTCCAGAAAGCACTTGTTTGATATCAGTAAGTCAAAGCGAACCAGAAGAACGACATTGTATCTGACCAGAGTTGAGGAAGATGTCATCGCTCCAAATCCTTTACCAGATTcagatcagaagaacgaaaatgATCAAACTGAGACCAGTGAGAAGGAGAAGCATGAGCGTGTAAAGCTGAAGCAGTTTATCAATGTTGATAGCAAAGCAGACGACGAGTCATCTGATAAAGGTAGGGCTGAACTTGGTCAATATTTTGCTGATGAAAAGCAGCTTCAGCTGGTCATAAAACAGCCTAAAGAAGATGGGCGCCAAGGAGTGAAACTCAAAAAAATAGTCAAGGGGTATGTTAAGGCCTTAAGCCAGATGGTCAAGTCTAAGCGTAACCAACGCCTGGAGAAACCTGCTCTCCGTCTTACTATGTAA
- the LOC110801177 gene encoding uncharacterized protein isoform X2: protein MEIARRASHAGSWYTNNPSKLAEELEGWLNEAGLSKSSDVRGVIAPHAGYSYSGRAAAYAFGNIDPTNISRVFLLGPSHHYYTPKCALSSATVYKTPIGDLPIDLEVIEELKATGEFEMMDIRVDEAEHSMEMHLPYLAKVFEGHPVKVVPILVGAVGAESEAMYGQLLAKYIDDPSNFFSVSSDFCHWGSRFNYTYYDKKHGAIHKSIEALDHMGMDIIETGDPDAFKKYLSKYDNTICGRHPISVFLHMLTSSSTKIKIKFLRYEQSSQCKSMRDSSVSYASAAAKVED, encoded by the exons ATGGAGATTGCAAGAAGAGCCTCCCACGCTGGTTCATGGTACACCAACAACC CTAGCAAGTTAGCTGAAGAACTTGAAGGCTGGCTAAATGAAGCTGGCCTCAGCAAATCTTCTGATGTCCGAGGTGTTATTGCTCC GCATGCAGGATATTCATATTCGGGCCGCGCTGCAGCCTATGCATTTGGAAACATAGACCCCACAAACAT TTCACGAGTGTTCCTTCTGGGTCCCTCGCATCACTACTATACCCCAAAATGTGCTCTTTCAAGCGCCACTGTCTACAAGACCCCTATAGGAGATCTTCCCATTGATTTGGAAG TCATTGAGGAGCTTAAGGCAACTGGGGAATTTGAAATGATGGATATTCGGGTTGACGAGGCTGAACACAGCATGGAGATGCACTTGCCTTATCTTGCTAAAGTATTTGAAGG ACATCCAGTAAAAGTTGTTCCCATCTTAGTTGGTGCTGTTGGTGCCGAAAGTGAAGCGATGTACGGTCAATTGCTGGCTAAATATATTGATGATCCCAGTAATTTTTTCTCAGTATCGTCGGACTTCTGTCACTGGGGGTCTCG CTTCAACTACACTTACTATGACAAGAAGCATGGAGCCATCCACAAGTCTATTGAAGCATTGGATCATATGGGGATGGATATTATAGAAACAGGAGATCCAGATGCATTCAAGAAGTATTTATCCAAATATGACAACACTATTTGTGGTCGTCATCCAATTAGTGTTTTCCTTCAT ATGTTGACGAGTTCTTCAACGAAGATAAAGATTAAATTCTTGCGGTATGAACAGTCAAGCCAATGCAAGAGCATGAGAGACAGTAGCGTAAGTTATGCTTCAGCTGCAGCCAAGGTAGAAGATTGA
- the LOC110801185 gene encoding uncharacterized protein isoform X2 produces MVFKKGHTGSNKQWVPGTSNRKKYVEPEIDEDDEEYEEDLVGSGDDSEDTPYEEEGEELEDEEEDDDEEYVDEDEDEGENDVGVKCKLKNQGRKTVMLKEGVLLL; encoded by the exons ATGGTCTTCAAAAAGGGTCACACCGGATCAAATAAGCAATGG GTACCCGGCACTAGTAACCGTAAGAAGTATGTGGAACCGGAAattgatgaagatgatgaagagTACGAGGAAGATCTCGTTGGATCAGGGGATGATAGTGAAGATACACCATATGAAGAGGAGGGTGAGGAGTTAGAGGACGAAGAAGAAGACGACGACGAAGAGTATGtagatgaggatgaggatgagggGGAAAATGATGTTGGTGTAAAGTGTAAGTTGAAAAATCAGGGCAGGAAAACGGTAATGCTAAAGGAAGGCGTCCTGTTGTTGTAG
- the LOC110801185 gene encoding uncharacterized protein isoform X1, whose amino-acid sequence MVFKKGHTGSNKQWKFAMNEVFKDKPPQVPGTSNRKKYVEPEIDEDDEEYEEDLVGSGDDSEDTPYEEEGEELEDEEEDDDEEYVDEDEDEGENDVGVKCKLKNQGRKTVMLKEGVLLL is encoded by the exons ATGGTCTTCAAAAAGGGTCACACCGGATCAAATAAGCAATGG AAATTTGCAATGAATGAAGTTTTTAAGGATAAACCTCCCCAGGTACCCGGCACTAGTAACCGTAAGAAGTATGTGGAACCGGAAattgatgaagatgatgaagagTACGAGGAAGATCTCGTTGGATCAGGGGATGATAGTGAAGATACACCATATGAAGAGGAGGGTGAGGAGTTAGAGGACGAAGAAGAAGACGACGACGAAGAGTATGtagatgaggatgaggatgagggGGAAAATGATGTTGGTGTAAAGTGTAAGTTGAAAAATCAGGGCAGGAAAACGGTAATGCTAAAGGAAGGCGTCCTGTTGTTGTAG
- the LOC110801149 gene encoding uncharacterized protein — protein sequence MKERSRKYAKSRRLANDVEDEGNDDEEDDEEDGEADVRRVGKKHPKHVGQNVRRYPEDEQHGLRKKHLKVIRKRRRGDTDDEEEQGKPVKKKLLLKKKVGKIVDKERRKGKSPLKDKGMTKRGKNRRVFLRVPIPQHPISRGEYAKCHDVVVATQRANCDRKQPSVICRTDAFSKIIAGFDDSRRACVQKMGFGGLLELKISKLPRQLCYWLMTRLDGVNSYLVGGDGHVLPITPGHWEDVFGLRNSGLPVPEKDSDLPAGKALVYAVKYGEKNPANNKTTVLISNATRVLLGPLDKLGNLVPLANQRQRTEFMENFMIVLMGQILCPSTDGANMSTKLLGVVCVAKDADQYNWCEFCHKWLLDYAITCQRKLEVQGYAAGTGGCVLFLLVFYLDRLCRLPVRWDEFPRLKVWTEEEVEKVKLHDRKPTEDYGRLSTVDVVYREPHPLFGERRPLAEEVADLVMERMAPLLQDLRAVIREQVIIRRLGAKESVAEKDPSPGVAEKDPSPASSSHRQISDNAYINVDGEPMAVDKSVNKVLSELDVIVLEEDETDNVQHTVEQPLGGEENVFVNYQSLPVEQPVFEFLHVPAVVAVQNEPMEEAEQVQQAPPQQVVELVQHLEAMQNEPMEALPQHEPQQEPRHEPVQQGHTEGDQGGPQEEGPVVPVVQQEADPQGPVEEPPQHDFVEPQNDVLEDPENEDEEDEEEGDEEGGEEGDEEDGEEDDEEDGEEGDEDEEDVGNTADQDKPGDDDDENQGANGGTTGPVAGEAEGADNAEGPGADGTENTRGGGEGLDHGAVHGSNPEDFDGAEPGGDGQVRTRIKAARPKPSPKPRTATKRSRKPSEKAIAMRTARQRLGIRMTTADSSILKYVEAYDTKKKAGGAMLIECDGNDANQQMCYSVVHPRSYVNSQYVRTIAYLYNREWASEFPKSCRRLMLDSMFAVSTKTRSLIYVMFDPVY from the exons ATGAAAGAGCGCAGTAGGAAGTATGCTAAGAGCAGGCGTTTAGCTAATGATGTAGAGGATGAAGGAAATGATGATGAAGAGGATGACGAGGAAGATGGAGAAGCTGATGTCCGTAGAGTGGGGAAGAAGCATCCGAAGCATGTTGGCCAAAATGTTAGGCGGTATCCAGAAGATGAACAACATGGGTTGAGGAAGAAACATTTGAAGGTGATTAGGAAGAGGCGTCGTGGGGATACTGATGACGAGGAAGAACAGGGGAAGCCTGTGAAGAAGAAGTTGTTGCTAAAGAAAAAGGTTGGTAAGATTGTTGATAAAGAGCGTAGAAAAGGAAAGTCTCCTCTTAAAGATAAGGGAATGACTAAGAGAGGCAAGAATAGGAGAGTGTTTCTGCGG GTTCCAATCCCCCAACATCCAATATCTAGGGGTGAATATGCCAAGTGTCATGATGTTGTAGTTGCTACCCAAAGGGCTAATTGCGATCGCAAG CAACCGAGTGTTATATGCCGCACTGATGCTTTCTCAAAGATCATTGCTGGATTTGATGACTCTAGAAGAGCCTGTGTGCAAAAAATGGGGTTTGGAGGATTGTTGGAGTTGAAAATATCCAAGCTTCCGAGGCAGCTTTGTTATTGGCTGATGACCAGATTGGACGGAGTCAACAGTTATCTGGTAGGTGGTGACGGGCATGTGTTGCCGATCACACCTGGCCATTGGGAAGATGTGTTTGGTTTGAGGAACAGCGGGCTTCCCGTCCCTGAAAAGGATTCTGATTTGCCGGCTGGAAAAGCTCTAGTGTATGCAGTGAAGTATGGTGAGAAAAACCCTGCAAACAACAAGACCACAGTACTGATATCCAACGCAACTCGCGTGTTGTTAGGTCCCTTGGACAAGCTCGGCAACTTAGTGCCGCTCGCAAATCAACGTCAAAGGACTGAGTTCATGGAGAACTTCATGATTGTGCTAATGGGACAGATTCTTTGTCCTTCTACTGATGGTGCAAACATGTCGACGAAACTGCTAGGTGTTGTATGTGTTGCAAAGGACGCAGATCAGTATAACTGGTGTGAGTTTTGTCACAAATGGCTGCTAGACTACGCGATCACATGCCAGCGGAAGCTAGAAGTTCAGGGTTATGCGGCTGGGACTGGTGgttgtgttttgtttttgttg GTTTTTTATCTAGATCGTTTATGTCGGCTTCCTGTCCGTTGGGACGAGTTCCCCAGACTAAAAGTCTGGACTGAGGAGGAAGTGGAGAAGGTGAAACTTCATGATAGGAAGCCTACTGAAGACTATGGGAGGTTATCG ACGGTTGATGTTGTTTACCGGGAGCCCCATCCTCTATTTGGAGAAAGAAGGCCATTGGCAGAAGAGGTTGCTGATCTG GTTATGGAAAGGATGGCCCCCTTACTGCAAGACCTCCGTGCCGTGATACGAGAACAAGTAATCATACGCAGGCTGGGGGCAAAGGAAAGTGTTGCTGAAAAAGATCCCTCCCCTGGTGTTGCTGAAAAAGATCCCTCCCCTGCTAGCAGTTCCCATCGCCAAATCAGCGATAATGCTTATATTAACGTGGATGGTGAGCCAATGGCGGTGGATAAGTCGGTCAACAAGGTCCTGAGTGAGTTAGATGTCATTGTACTGGAGGAGGATGAAACAGACAATGTGCAACACACAGTGGAACAACCATTGGGAGGTGAAGAAAATGTGTTTGTGAATTACCAGTCCTTGCCTGTGGAGCAGCCCGTGTTTGAGTTTCTGCATGTTCCAGCAGTGGTGGCCGTGCAGAATGAGCCTATGGAGGAGGCAGAGCAAGTGCAGCAGGCCCCCCCACAACAAGTGGTTGAGCTAGTGCAGCACTTGGAGGCCATGCAGAATGAGCCTATGGAGGCACTGCCGCAACACGAGCCACAACAAGAGCCACGTCATGAGCCTGTCCAGCAAGGTCATACCGAGGGAGACCAAGGCGGACCACAAGAAGAAGGGCCAGTGGTGCCTGTTGTGCAGCAAGAGGCAGACCCCCAGGGCCCAGTAGAAGAGCCACCACAACATGATTTTGTGGAGCCACAAAATGATGTTTTGGAGGACCCCGAAaacgaagatgaagaagatgaagaggaaggtGATGAAGAAGGTGGCGAGGAAGGTGATGAAGAAGATGGCGaggaagatgatgaagaagatggCGAGGAAGGTgacgaagatgaagaagatgtTGGTAATACCGCGGATCAAGATAAAcctggtgatgatgatgatgagaacCAAGGAGCAAATGGTGGTACAACGGGTCCGGTTGCGGGTGAAGCTGAAGGTGCAGATAATGCAGAGGGTCCGGGTGCCGATGGGACCGAGAATACAAGGGGTGGGGGTGAAGGTTTGGACCATGGTGCTGTTCATGGTTCCAATCCTGAAGATTTTGATGGTGCTGAACCAGGTGGTGATGGTCAGGTGAGAACAAGAATAAAGGCAGCAAGGCCTAAACCTAGTCCCAAACCCCGCACTGCGACAAAGAGATCCCGTAAGCCTAGTGAGAAGGCAATAGCAATGAGAACAGCTCGTCAACGACTAGGTATTAGAATGACGACGGCAGACAGTTCTATTTTGAAGTACGTAGAGGCTTACGACACCAAAAAGAAAGCAGG AGGGGCTATGTTGATTGAATGTGATGGGAACGACGCAAACCAGCAGATGTGTTACTCGGTTGTTCACCCCAGGTCCTATGTGAATTCCCAGTATGTTCGTACAATTGCATATCTCTACAACCGGGAGTGGGCTAGTGAATTTCCAAAGAGTTGTCGCAGACTTATGCTTGACTCTATGTTTGCAGTGAGTACTAAAACTAGGTCTTTAATATACGTTATGTTTGATCCAGTTTATTGA